One part of the Capricornis sumatraensis isolate serow.1 chromosome 13, serow.2, whole genome shotgun sequence genome encodes these proteins:
- the SERINC1 gene encoding serine incorporator 1, which yields MGSVLGLCSMASWIPCLCGSAPCLLCRCCPSGNNSTVTRLIYALFLLVGVCVACVMLIPGMEEQLNKIPGFCENEKGMVPCSILVGYKAVYRLCFGLAMFYLLLSLLMIKVKSSSDPRAAVHNGFWFFKFAAAIAIIIGAFFIPEGTFTTVWFYVGMAGAFCFILIQLVLLIDFAHSWNESWVEKMEEGNSRCWYAALLSATALNYLLSLVAIVLFFVYYTHPASCAENKAFISVNMLLCLGASVMSILPKIQESQPRSGLLQSSVITVYTMYLTWSAMTNEPETECNPSLLNIIGYNTTSTIPKEGQSVQWWHTQGIIGLILFLLCVFYSSIRTSNNSQVNKLTLTSDESTLIEDGGARNEGSLEDGDDVHRAVDNERDGVTYSYSFFHFMLFLASLYIMMTLTNWYRYEPSREMKSQWTAVWVKISSSWIGIVLYVWTLVAPLVLTNRDFD from the exons ATACCGTGTTTGTGTGGCAGTGCCCCGTGTTTGCTGTGCCGATGCTGTCCTAGTGGAAATAACTCCACTGTAACCAGGTTGATCTATGCGCTTTTCTTGCTTGTTGGAGTGTGTGTAGCTTGTGTAATGCTGATACCTGGAATGGAAGAACAGCTGAATAAg attcctgGATTTTGTGAGAATGAGAAAGGAATGGTCCCTTGTAGCATTCTGGTTGGCTATAAAGCTGTATACCGTTTGTGCTTTGGCTTGGCTATGTTctatcttcttctctctctcttaatgATCAAAGTGAAGAGCAGCAGTGATCCTAGAGCTGCAGTACACAATGG atTCTGGTTCTTTAAATTTGCTGCAGCAATTGCAATTATTATTGGGGCCTTCTTCATTCCAGAAGGAACTTTTACAACTg tgtGGTTTTATGTAGGCATGGCAGGTGCCTTTTGCTTCATTCTCATACAGCTAGTCTTACTCATTGATTTTGCCCATTCGTGGAATGAATCATGGGTTGAAAAAATGGAAGAGGGGAACTCCAGATGTTGGTATGCGG CTTTGTTATCAGCTACAGCCCTGAATTATCTGCTGTCTTTAGTTGCTATCGTCCTGTTTTTTGTTTACTATACTCATCCAGCCAGTTGTGCAGAAAATAAAGCATTCATCAGTGTCAACATGCTCCTTTGCCTTGGTGCTTCCGTAATGTCCATACTGCCAAAAATCCAA GAATCACAACCAAGATCTGGTTTGTTACAGTCTTCAGTGATTACAGTCTACACAATGTATTTGACATGGTCTGCTATGACCAATGAACCGG AAACAGAATGTAACCCAAGTCTACTGAACATAATTGGATATAATACAACAAGCACTATCCCAAAGGAGGGGCAGTCTGTACAGTGGTGGCATACTCAAGGAATTATTGGACTAATCCTCTTTTTACTGTGTGTATTTTATTCAAG CATCCGTACTTCGAACAACAGTCAGGTTAATAAACTGACTCTAACAAGTGATGAATCAACACTAATAGAAGATGGTGGAGCCAGAAATGAGGGATCACTTGAGGATGGTGATGATGTTCACCGAGCCGTAGATAATGAAAGGGATGGTGTCACTTACAGTTACTCCTTCTTTCACTTCATGCTTTTCCTGGCTTCGCTTTATATCATGATGACCCTTACCAACTGGTACAG GTATGAGCCTTCTCGTGAGATGAAAAGTCAGTGGACAGCTGTCTGGGTGAAAATCTCTTCTAGTTGGATTGGCATTGTGCTGTATGTTTGGACACTGGTGGCACCACTTGTTCTTACAAATCGTGATTTTGACTGA